The Lathyrus oleraceus cultivar Zhongwan6 chromosome 5, CAAS_Psat_ZW6_1.0, whole genome shotgun sequence genome includes the window tttttttgtgaaagtaAAATCAAAATTATAAGTCATTTAAAGGGTTATTTTTTATGTGGAGGATTAGATTCGATATTGTCATATACATATCAAATAGATTATGTTAGCAAACTTttttttgtctatataaaataCATGATATAATTAGATCTTCTCGTGTTTTATACCGTTCATTCATCTTATATTTGTATTTATCTTATCCTAAACCATCAACAAACCTTGAATAATTTGTAATCAATATTTTGGAATTATATCTCTTTTACTATATATAAATTATTATAATAGCAAATTTAAATATGCTAATTTAGATATATGCGACAAGCATAATTTTGTTATTCCGTAGTTTTATGTACACTTCGGTTCAAGATTTTTTTGTGTCATTCATTATTTCCATTacttaaattaaaaattaataattgTATTTGGATAAACAAAGTTAAATATTTGAAGATTTTTAGAACATATAAGTTGTATTTGACGAGTTCTTACTCACTCCTTGGGTATCTTTTTTTTTCTTGTGACCAACACATATAACATACTTTTTATGAAGAGAAATCTAATTTAGAATATTGATTAGATAGTTCAACACTATTTTTGGGGAACAACCAAACTACATTTTCCTATATAATTCATTTTCTCAATTATAATATTTCAATAAAAAGACGGGAGAATCATACATGTTCAAAATGGGTTTGTTATCTTGTTATAGCATTCTCTTAATGAGTATGATTATGTTGCACTCGTGTTTTGCCATAGAGGTTACTTATGATTCAAAAGCTCTAATTATCAATGGAGAAAGACGTCTTATTTTTTCAGGTGCAATCCATTATCCAAGAAGCACTGTGGAGATGTGGCCCGACCTTATTCAAAAGGCCAAAGATGGTGGCCTTGATGCCATTGAAACTTATATATTTTGGGATCGTCACGAACCTGTTCAACGTGAATATAATTTCTCAGGAAATTTGGATTTTGTCAAAATTTTCAAGCTTATCCAAGAAGCTGGACTATATGCCATTATGAGGATTGGTCCTTATGCATGTGCGGAATGGAACTACGAAGGATTCCCATTGTGGCTTCACAATATTCCTGGGATCGAGCTAAGAACAAATAATGAGGTTTACAAGAAAGAAATGAAGATTTTCACCACAAAGATCGTGAATGTGGCAAAAGAAGCAAATCTGTTTGCATCACAAGGAGGTCCCATTGTTCTAGCTCAAATTGAGAATGAATAAGGAGATATCATGTGGAATTACAAACATGCCGGGAAGGAATACGTTAAATGGTGTGCTCAAATGGCTCTAGCACAAAATATTGGGGTTCCATGGATCATGTGTCAGCAAGGTGATGCTCCCCAACCTATCATCAATACTTGCAATGGATACTACTGTCATAATTTTAAACCTAATAACCCAAAAAGTCCTAAAATGTTCACTGAAAATTGGATTGGTTGGTTCCAAAAATGGGATGAAAGGGTTCCCCATAGAAGTGCTGAAGCTTCAGCTTTCTCAGTTGCACGCTTTTTCCAAAATGGAGGTGTATTAAACAATTACTACATGTACCATGGAGGAACCAACTTTGGCCGCACATCAGGTGGACAATATATAACAACATCTTATGACTATGATGCACCGATTGATGAGTATGGGAATTTGAATCAACCAAAATGGGGACATCTTAAGAAACTTCATGCAGCAATTAAATTGGGTGAAAATGTTCTTACAAATTATATATCAGTAAATGACAAGGATCTTGGCAATGGAATCACACTTACAACATACGCCAATTCCACAAGGATCTTGAGCAATAATGACACTAACAAAGATGCAAATATTGACTTACAAAATGATGGTAAGTACTTTGTTCCTGCCTGGTCTGTCACCATTCTTGATGGATGCAACAAAGAAATTTTCAATACGACAAAAGTTAATAGTCAGACCTCAATAATGGTGAAAAAGAGTGGTGATAATAGTTCTAATGAACTCACTTGGGAATGGAAAATGGAGCCAAAGAAAGACATCATGAATGGAAAGGGAAATATTAAAGCACATCAGCTCTTGGAGCCGAAGGAACTAACCTTGGATGCTAGTGACTATTTATGGTACATGACTAGTGTTGATATCAATGACACTTCAATCTGGAGCAATGCAACTCTCAGTGTGAACACTATGGGGCATACACTTCATGGTTATGTTAATAGGAGGTATATAGGATACCAATTTAGCCAATGGGGAAATAAATTCACTTATGAAAAGAAAGTTTCTTTTAAGAATGGAACAAACATTATAACTTTGCTTAGTGCCACTGTCGGGCTTGCAAATTATGGTGCATGGTTTGACGAGATAAAAACAGGCATACCAGGTGGCCCTGTTCAATTGATTGGAAAAAATAATGTTACTATGGATTTGTCAACCAACCTTTGGTCTTATAAGGTTGGTTTGAATGGTGAGAGGAAACGTTTATATGATTCGCAACAACATCTCAGTGTATCATGGAACACTAATTCACCTCATATTCCTATTGGAAAATCTATGACTTGGTATAAGGCAGAGTTTAAAGCCCCTTTTGGATCAAACCCTATCGTGGTGGACTTCCAAGGCCTAGGTAAAGGACATGCTTGGGTGAATGGATATAGCATTGGTCATTATTGGGCTTCTTGGGTTACAGCTACAAATGGATGCAGTGACACATGCGATTATCGGGGAAAATATGTAAAGGAAAAGTGAAACACTAATTGTGGAAGTCCATCGCAAAGGTGGTATCATGTACCAAGGTCATTCTTGAATGATGACATGAACATATTGGTTTTATTTGAGGAAATAGGTGGTAATCCTCAGAGTGTTCAGTTCCAAACTGTGACAACAGGAATTATTTGTGCTAATGTATATGAAGGCGCACAACTAGAACTATCATGCCAAAGTGGACAAGTAATTTCACAAATCCAAATTGCTAGCTTTGGGAATCCACAAGTCCATTGTGGTTCTTTTAAGAAAGGGCCTTGGGAAGCTACAAATACTCAATCTGTTGTGGAAGCcgctgtcgcaacctgaaaaaagaatgtgaaaaaagaaatgacagaagagtcgtcaccgtgcgttattatcccaaaggggggaaaggaaatgctcgaagtaaacctgaagaaagaaaggaaaagacaaggtctcgcaaccaaatattgggttcgggagccgattatgcgaaaggaaggtattagcacccctacgcatccgtagtactctacgggatccactcttgttgttcttgtctaaagggtgtaggtttatctaatgtactatttactaaaaggggggtcaaaagaaaatgactcgcacggatgtcgcatccactgcatacgtatctcatctgaatatgagaatcagagtcttcgtagctcggctacctaggggttaaagaggagtgttTTTGGGTGAATggcgttactacgcaatctaccggatgctcgacctttggagacttactcgcctgtagtagaaggagtaaacgtgttcttaggagaagaaaaatcaatgagttggggtgttttagggatgctcatgcaaaaaggaagtcctagacgaaggaacagtgctaccttaattgacatgcaaacgagagactatacgaagcctagcaaccctatggggagacgatcaaaccacacaaaacatgtatcttaaagtaaacaccgcaacaagggggctcaaacatacatgggtagaGCTTTAGTCAAcaggggtcatatcaacctcgacaaacaagccatggaaaggtaatcaaatgggctcttaaccactgacattgaacgtcagggtgagcagatcaaaaggataatgaggataagacctcatagctcttaaccctggacagggtgagctcatgacaaaaagtggggattcagaaaggtggaaccctctccactgactgaccggacaaaagatcttgggcttttgttctgaagcgtcaacacgtagtgcgagcataaagaacgacacactgaataacgggggattgattactaatcccttttatctgtcaattgcctattcagggaggtctttagcactgatgcctcttcttggaggtctttgggcacaaaagtaaacaaacaaaataaaacattcactacaacaaacaagatcttagacagcgctttttttagccttagacagcgctttaaagcgctgtctaaacctccgctgctaaaggtttagacagcgcttttttaaatcttaaaagcgctgtctaagcaccccccccccccccttagacagcgctttggccaaaagcgctttataagaccctcttattttaaattttttaggtataccttagacagcgcttttgaaaagcgctgtctaagccccacccccttagacagcgctttggccaaaagcgctttctaagaccctcctattttaatttttttaggtataccttagacagcgcttttcaaaaagcgctgtctaagccccccccccttagacagcgcttttgcctaaagcgctttctaatcccccccttagacagcgctttttacaaaagcgctgtctaaggtatacgaaaaattttgaagcttttgttttaaaccacattttttccaggtttataaaccagaatttctacctgttttcaaccagattttgacagacaattatcacattttatatgtgccattttggccttttttctaccaatttttggctaacaaatatatatatataccaattcaaaccaattttgccttaaatgtatcaaaatatatacaaatttatgtacacatttacaagtcattacatatactacaaatgtacacattaattacacaaatttatgaacaaacattgagctctatcatgaattgacaccactcctctttgatttcgtccacttgatcctttgtataaaatgcacacttgaattcctcaaagtactacataataatataacatattttgaattaattccaactatttaattatatgagatatgtgtaaatataaaaataactcataagttagaaatacatacatcggtgggaatctttaatcggcccaaagcaagagtatctcgcataaacctcaacatgaaatacccgcaatctatttgattacgttgttgaggacactacatatgaaaaaaaaatatggattataaatcctaagttttatcaagtgtcatcactaatataataaaaaaatgtggtaattaaaaatataccgccactttaatccatgtaatggagttggcgcccctccttgaggtttggatatctcgttaggcccgaaaagcttgtaggacgctaataaaataaaaatgaagcaattagaacaattcacataaactaagaaaatttttgaacattctcacttacgtgtcaattaggaccttcatatccgggtatgttgtccaatcatttcctaacgagtcaagataatacacaatttctcggataggattgattgcgagcaacaaccaatgtccactgtaatgattaggcaaatgttagatggtaacttggaaaataattataatagatgaatttagaatgaaatgctaacccagtattaaacggtataaaaaacaacttctccgcatctttattgtccatgaggatccgaagaacgtactccgtcacggtatccggtctacttaagattaaaactaagttgacggtcgcgggtgctaagaatccgaatgacacgtccaaaccattggggcgcatcaatttgtcatacaaaaacctaatataaaaacatcattaacacctcttttgaaacataaagtaaaccggattaacataaagtaaacatcattaacataagttgtttaattaataaaacaaagtagaccggatttacctaatatatgtattgacaacgttgacgccgatttcttcatgactaaaaacttgcatgaagtcttcattaccaatcatttggtcgtaatcaaagccgaaaatccctacctccatatgtagggtccgaacacctccggtcggtatatcggtcatctctagaaatgtcctgaggcacgacctatacttggtggtagtTTTTTTCCTAGCcacggtcttcttagcaccagaactttttacccgtgcggaggcgttgctaacctcctttttttgttgtgcggaggcattgctaacctcattttcttgaagctacatgtcatataaatagttagatcaaattaagaatgtaacaacttccatgaatatatgtcatataattgtatattacctcttttcttgaaaccgtggactcggtatgccgtggaatcgcattatcttttgatttggattttgtgggagtctatttaacataaccaaggaaaatatgtaagtaaaattttaagcataaattttaaactttgaatatacacattaaagttaacataagttttaagcatacctcatatcctacgcatatgaggtttgtcggccatgcaacaaacgaacctactgcttcgtgcaccgttgttgcatccgaatcatcgctaggatatggtaatgctgcattcggctcaactgcaatatcaactgataccttcaaacatccagcagggagctctctagtgtggagtaatactccgctaacgttatgcacatttcccttgccaaccatccgatagtatggtgacgacaaatacagctgacaatgggaaatgccctaaaaccaataataacaagaaatcgttaatgtgtatatatgtcaaatacataatttaagcaaatagttcaatttaagacaattatatgtaattacctctggaatgttcggctgaaaggtacagttgatactgtctttgtccgaagcatctctgtatactgttgatgcgctagcctctctttctctcctcaatgcatcaagctcagcttgcatggcttccaatcttgcatgaagctcccgattactaggagcctttccttttttaatactcagggaggtcggagtgactccaaatcccttacccctcacccgaccataatactcagggacatctaatgcccgactaagtatgcccttagtatcatcgggagataaagactgagatagctcctcctgaaaaatcagatgaataccgtatacttgtcaaatatttgtgtataaaaatgttattcaattaatgaaaaaatgttatacttacacatttctggtatacgtgtaaaacttcttcttgaggaactccagatttgcccacacgggcttccttccacaaaacatgtgcaggaagagatgtttctgaactttcctccttctgcagctacacattaagtcatacaatttgatcagataaaactaatatatgatgaacaaatttgttatcgcaatttataaatacttaccatggattattctaagcgtccatatccgacacgtccttttcggtacggatatgcgggacttgatgctctttcccgatttgtagcacttattctttgaaaaaccgggtcttgtcttttggatttgaaagcttcccattcttcagccgatatcaaactttcatattttttaggaagctccgcatccacaaaattaccatctgcatccttaaggaacttggatgataaaaatgtccgaaaccctcttagaagctttccggccaatttcatacaaaaacctcttctttcttcttcgatgttaaaacatcgttaagaaaaacatacagattgatagttagtattggtaattgaaaaaacataattgataccgtatagttaagggccaaatgattgtacctttatctcactccaaattttttctttggactcattcagctctttgtttctccaatcatcacatgtaatgggaatttcattccttcctcatgttggtcatcaaccatgtctaacctgtaataaaccaaggaaaccatcaaatatcaaatataacttataatcaaagcaattgaaaacaaaaaaataaagaaatcatgcattatcagatataacttataatcaaagcaattgaaaacaaaaatataacgaaatcatgcattatcagatataacttataatcaaagcaattgaaaacaaaaaaataaagaaatcatgcattatcagatataacttataatcaaagcaattgaaaacaaaaatataatgaaatcatacattatcacatataacttataatcaaaacaattggaaaaaaaaataaagaaaccatggataatttacctaagtcactaacatctctttcttttctttgttggaatattaatcacttgtttcttagcaatgcgtacggatgaattgatccaaattccctcattatgatcgtttcttatatatgactcatccggtataagatcctcaacttcatcatttctattcaactcattccgtctaatgcatgactcattctcaacatcaatatcacattgatcgacaccgctatcatcagtcactttgttagagaaaagcactatagaccattttgtactcttcgggtcattcacatagaacacttgtttagcttgagatgctagaataaaaggttcatctttgtaccccaccctagtaagatcaacttgcaaaaatccagacttatccattcgtatgccactactattcacccacttgcaaccaaagatgggaatctgaaacttctcgtaatcaaacacccaaatgtgctcaataactccaaaatatgacaaatttgcatatttggggtttaagtccttcatacttgatatatgcattgcttcagctagcacggtgacaccactattttgcatagtactcttatcatcttgttctttggtataaaatgtgtatccattaattgaatatgcgctatgagaaaacacatgcaaacttggaccatatgccaaacatctcaacctttctgttaccgaagaaggatctgaagagcgcttcaaataaatatgatccttcaaccattgtatgaaactttgattgtgctctataactatccaattttcatttctgttcggatttaaccttcggagtacatccttgtgcatttcaacatatggctcaacctcattattattgtgcagaacatacaaatgaacttgatcccgttcatcccttgatattgtcacaattttattcccaattaattttttaccttccattttgtcgaaaatctgagctctggggagtccaatcgattgaacgttagacaaatattcagtacaaaactcaacagcttcttcaacaatgtatcgttcaacaatacaaccctctggtcgacttcgggatttcacgtacccttttaatattttcatataccgttcagcagggtacatccatctcatataagctggtccacacaactgtgtctctttcacaagatgaacaactaaatgaaccattatgtcaaaaaaagacggaggaaaatacatttcaagctcacacaaggtaattacaatctctttttgtagtgttggtaagatctcgggatcgatcaccttactacaaattgacctaaagaaaaaacacaatttagttatggcacttcttactttttctggcaaaatagaacgtatacctatcggtagaaaatgttccattataacatggcaatcatgtgtcttcaaattcttcaacttgaggtctttcatagaaacaagtcttctgatatcagatgagtatccttctggaaccttaacttcactcagagacttacacaaattttttttctcctttctagataaagtaaaagcagcaggtggtagatatgttcgtcttcctttcttcacgggtgctaattcagttctcattcccatttttaacatgtcctcccttgctttaaggccatccttagacttgccttttatattgagtaatgtaccgataacactttcaaatacgtttttttcaatatgcataacatcgagaaaatgtctcacgtacaaagacttccaatatggcaattcaaaaaatatcgaccttttcttccacccacctttcacaatcttatgtgcaaaaggcttgccaaactcagtacgcacatctttcaccttttcaaaaacttgttcacctgacaatgcgggtggagctctacgatgttcggtgtctccattgaatgcttttctccacccacggtagtgatgtttagaatgtaagaatctacgatgaccgagaaacacattcttctggcaaagttccaatcgaatcgtatcggttccgtcttcacaaacaggacacgcacgttgacctttaatgctatacccagatagattcccgtatgctggaaaatcattaattgtgccaaacaacatcgccctcaaattgaaactttctttcctatatccatcataaacctccacaccgttctcccacaaaatctttaaatcttcgatcagaggtgtcaagtatacgtctatgtcattccctagttgtttaggcccagagattaacatagataacatcatgtacttacgcttcatacatagccacggaggtaggttataaatcataagaatcacaggccatgtggtatgtgagatactttgaagaccatgtgggttcattccatcagtagataatgccaatcgaaggtttcttgcttctgatccaaactcaggataatcattatcaatcttcgaccactaTGGTGAATCAGTCGGATGCCGAtactttccatcaataattctttcatctgcatgccaagtaagatgtcttgcatcggtttcactacgaaacatgcgcctaaatctcggaattatcggaaaataccataagacttttgcgggagataatcttttcttatatcgagacaaaccgcatttagggcactcagttaacattgcatattcgttacgaaacaaaatgcaatcgttaggacaagcatgtatcttatcatagctcatgccaatagagcacaacattttttttgcctcataggttcgattaggaagaacattatcatctggtagcatttctctcataagggccaacaactctgtgaaacttttatccgaccatccattgcccgcctttaagttgtacaactttaataccgcagaaagtcttgagaatttagtgcaacctttgtacaacggtttctctgcatcgcttaccatcctctcaaacatttcaggacaatcatgaagatcttcttccagtgcttctacaatctcttcaactcgatcacaatcgtatgtttccgtgtctttgtcgtatgaagcataggtcgtattactttttccactcgattcaacattctcgttaattttctcaccatgaaatatccaacactgataactttgatcaattccatgcctcagcaaatgcgattttaatccatgtgcgtcaaccttaccaatataacaacaacacaagcaaggacaatgcattcgtctggggtttttcagcgtgttgaacagcatacttaacgaattccgcaaccccactctcgtactctttggtcattcgatcggcacagatccatgttttatccatggttttcctacttattaaagtaaacaattaatccagacgaaaatacataactaaggtagtatctttgaatatcctaacaattataaagttcaattcattttaaacttcaaaaacctataGGTGAGTATTATCAATGTAAAATTTGTCTCTCTAATCTTGAATATAAGCAAATTAAATCGAGCAATTTAGGAACATTAAGCGCTTTGTCAAAAAAAATTGTATGTTTCGATTTCAGGAAATTGGTTGATTCGCCATATGCTGAAACCATAGATTGGTCAAAATGGCATGTTTTCTGGGTTGACGAGAGGGTTGTCCCAAAGGATAACTTAGAAAGTAATTATAAGCTTGCCAATGATGGATTTCTCTCCAAGGTAGTTAATTCATGTGCTTTGTTTATTACAATATCATAGGTGTTAAGTTTAATGATGTCTCTTATTCTAATCACATTCTTCTGTTAGGTGCCAATTCCCCCTCTCAATGTTTATTCTATTGATGATTCCCTACCACCTGATGGAGCAGCAGATGTTTATGAGACAACCCTTAGACGCTTGGTTACTAGCAATGTGATAGCCACATCAACCAATGGGTTACCAAAATTTGATCTCATGCTTCTAGGTATGGGTCCGGATGGACATGTTGCATCTTTATTCCCGGGTCATCCTCTTCTCAATGAGGATCAGAAATGGAATTCTTTCCTCAATGACTCACCAAAACAACCACCAGAGAGAATCACTTTCACATTTCCAGTGATCAATGCTTCTTCCAATGTAGCAATGGTGGTTACCAGAGAATTCACAACAAGTTCAAaagatggaagaagaggaagagCATTAGAGCAGAACGTACCGTATTCAAGTGATCTCCTTGCGCTGCAACCTTCGATTCAACGTTCGCAAGAGCAAACCCCCACTTCGAAGGATCTCCTTGCGCTGCAACCTTCGATTCAACGTTTGGCTTGATTGGAGCTTAGGGTTAGGTTTCAAGAGGAATTTATGGCGTTTTGTGGTTTAGCTAGAGAAGAGGAACTGATAGGGTTTCAACGttcgcaggagggaaaacaaaagaacagagaacgaaaattgaaatggagtctgaaattttattttaattagaccttagacagcgcttttgtggaaagcgctttctaaggtatgccttagacagcgctttccaaaagcgctttctaaacccccccttagacagcgcttttggttttaatttttttttaatttaaagactttagacagcgctttatcaaaagcgctgactaaggtctatatttaaaagcgctttcattatttttttggaacattttccgtgttttattttaattttaaccttagacagcgctttcttttaaaagcgctgtctaagatgcgctgttaaaagtcatttttggcgtggtgattgcctcctattgaggtcttccagctaggaaagcggtaaaatgcgggaaaggtaaagggatcaagagatctaccacaaggataaagatccaaagtaataacagctaaagaagcaagaaacccagagatctctcaaactagcaccatcaaagaaagcgagtcagtacaggtaattagaataaacctccaggtggtatcccacaaataaagtggaatgccaagcaagctatcctttcaggagtcatgtgagccctcacaaaaaaactcaacaaacaggttagagaaacaagatagggtaatccagagttgccccaaatcaaaatgtaaccacatgaatcataccattaaaattcacaaaaagagctcataaaaagcaaccaagtgtaggaggcctaaacctcttgtcaaacacatgcatcaaaagggtatcaaaattcaaagtcaggggcaaggatccacacatcaagacatgatatacatactaaaacatgtacccacatgcaaaacctaacgataatacctcatacattcagagcattcaaattgaaagcatagagtaatggaaatagggcaaacctgattggagagatcgaatgaaattgaattgcctggttgggtttgcagagcaatctgagggtttatatgagatggaattggctctttgcagatgagttcctttcagtctctagaggttgctctgaactctgttagctcttctctcactatctttttcccccAGGGTTTTcttgggagatggaagtctagaat containing:
- the LOC127081521 gene encoding probable 6-phosphogluconolactonase 4, chloroplastic, whose translation is MVNQKLVDSPYAETIDWSKWHVFWVDERVVPKDNLESNYKLANDGFLSKVPIPPLNVYSIDDSLPPDGAADVYETTLRRLVTSNVIATSTNGLPKFDLMLLGMGPDGHVASLFPGHPLLNEDQKWNSFLNDSPKQPPERITFTFPVINASSNVAMVVTREFTTSSKDGRRGRALEQNVPYSSDLLALQPSIQRSQEQTPTSKDLLALQPSIQRLA